Proteins co-encoded in one Lysobacter solisilvae genomic window:
- a CDS encoding copper resistance protein B has protein sequence MTRRPAHAATLVAGLLLAFNAGAQTSAPPDVHAGHVPPTAPVQQEDPADAASTTPTDAAEVDHAAMGHGTQETTPAEVDHAAMGHGTQETTPAEVDHAAMGHGTQETTPAEVDHAAMGHGTQETSPAEVDHAAMGHGTHEAAPAEVDHAAMGHGTHEAAPAEVDHAAMGHAMPAAPAAPITPVPPLTDADRAAARRPASSHPAHDDTVHSRVLFNRLEGFDADEGQGLEWEGQAWFGTDRHKLWLRSEGERVAGRTGSADIEVLYANAIATWWDLVAGIRHDFQPGPSQDFLAIGVVGRAPYKLEVEATGYVGTSGQVAARIELEYETLLTNRWILQPLVELNFHGQDDERRRVGAGLSSAEAGLRLRYEVTRRFAPYVGIVGDWSFGSTADFRREDGEATHDTRVVAGVRVWF, from the coding sequence ATGACGCGCCGTCCCGCCCACGCCGCGACGCTCGTCGCCGGCCTGCTGCTGGCGTTCAATGCCGGCGCGCAGACGTCGGCGCCTCCCGATGTCCATGCCGGCCACGTACCGCCGACTGCGCCGGTCCAGCAAGAGGATCCGGCCGACGCGGCTTCGACCACCCCCACGGACGCGGCGGAAGTCGACCACGCGGCGATGGGCCACGGCACACAGGAAACGACACCCGCGGAAGTCGACCACGCCGCGATGGGCCACGGCACGCAGGAAACGACACCCGCGGAAGTCGACCACGCCGCGATGGGCCACGGCACGCAGGAAACGACGCCCGCGGAAGTCGACCACGCCGCGATGGGCCACGGCACGCAGGAAACGTCGCCCGCGGAAGTCGACCACGCCGCGATGGGCCACGGCACGCACGAAGCGGCCCCCGCGGAAGTCGACCATGCGGCGATGGGACACGGCACGCACGAAGCGGCCCCCGCGGAAGTCGACCACGCGGCGATGGGACACGCCATGCCGGCCGCGCCCGCAGCACCGATCACGCCCGTTCCGCCGCTGACGGACGCCGACCGCGCCGCGGCGCGGCGGCCCGCCAGCAGCCACCCCGCGCACGACGACACGGTGCACAGCCGCGTCCTGTTCAACCGCCTGGAGGGTTTCGACGCCGACGAAGGGCAGGGGCTGGAGTGGGAAGGGCAGGCCTGGTTCGGTACCGACCGCCACAAACTGTGGCTGCGCAGCGAGGGCGAGCGCGTCGCGGGCCGCACCGGGTCGGCGGACATCGAAGTGCTGTACGCAAACGCCATCGCCACCTGGTGGGATCTCGTCGCGGGCATCCGCCACGACTTCCAGCCGGGGCCGTCGCAGGATTTCCTGGCGATCGGTGTCGTGGGGCGGGCGCCGTACAAGCTCGAGGTGGAAGCCACGGGCTACGTCGGCACCTCCGGCCAGGTCGCGGCGCGCATCGAACTCGAATACGAGACGCTGCTGACCAACCGGTGGATCCTGCAGCCGCTGGTGGAGCTCAACTTCCACGGACAGGACGACGAGCGCCGCCGCGTCGGCGCCGGCCTGAGCTCGGCCGAGGCGGGCCTGCGCCTGCGCTACGAGGTGACGCGGCGGTTCGCGCCCTACGTCGGCATCGTCGGCGACTGGTCCTTTGGCAGCACCGCCGACTTCCGGCGCGAGGACGGTGAGGCCACCCACGACACCCGCGTCGTCGCCGGCGTGCGGGTCTGGTTCTGA
- a CDS encoding DUF6491 family protein, translated as MERLRFMHLRFVLAACIALLAAAGCASTNTTGVGIDAQRAALYRAHAGEPIDGFLGRINGWTSLDDTALVVWTGANRGYLLEVMGPCQELPWAHTITLSNGQFDRVSRFDELRVIGRGVAAIPCQIREIRPIDVKAVKEARKQAREAG; from the coding sequence ATGGAACGCCTACGATTCATGCACCTGCGATTCGTCCTGGCCGCGTGCATCGCGCTGCTCGCCGCCGCCGGATGCGCCTCGACCAACACGACCGGCGTGGGCATCGACGCCCAGCGGGCCGCGCTATACCGCGCCCATGCCGGCGAACCCATCGACGGGTTCCTGGGCCGCATCAACGGTTGGACTTCGCTGGACGACACCGCGCTGGTGGTCTGGACGGGCGCCAACCGGGGCTACCTGCTCGAGGTGATGGGCCCCTGCCAGGAACTGCCCTGGGCGCACACGATCACGCTGTCCAACGGGCAGTTCGACCGCGTCAGCCGCTTCGACGAACTTCGCGTGATCGGACGCGGCGTGGCGGCCATCCCGTGCCAGATCCGCGAGATCCGCCCGATCGACGTCAAGGCGGTGAAGGAAGCCCGCAAGCAGGCGCGCGAAGCGGGCTGA
- a CDS encoding oxidative damage protection protein, whose protein sequence is MPRTVFCVHEKREAEGLDFVPWPGELGQRVFANVGKPAWSKWLAHQTMLINENRLSPLDPKHRAFLAGEMEKFLFGGDAEKPAGYVPEA, encoded by the coding sequence ATGCCCCGCACCGTCTTCTGCGTCCACGAAAAGCGCGAGGCCGAGGGACTGGATTTCGTGCCCTGGCCGGGCGAACTGGGCCAGCGCGTCTTCGCCAATGTCGGCAAACCCGCCTGGTCGAAGTGGCTGGCCCACCAGACCATGCTGATCAACGAGAACCGGCTGTCGCCGCTGGACCCCAAGCACCGGGCGTTCCTGGCCGGCGAGATGGAGAAGTTCCTTTTCGGCGGCGACGCCGAGAAACCCGCGGGATACGTCCCCGAGGCTTGA